A stretch of Chloracidobacterium validum DNA encodes these proteins:
- a CDS encoding class I SAM-dependent methyltransferase produces the protein MPSAVHQLKIDMAATQQAPRRREAQKLDVGCGTRKQPGAIGLDRIALPGVDVVHDLDVRPYPFPADTFDEIYARHVIEHVASVPDFLSELHRIAAPGARLHIVTPHYSSLGSWSDPTHRWHFSTYSFDYFAADHPAAHYAGGGFRIHRVEVTFLRLWRLLGVACLVNAINRHPRWRIFRKVWEEYLSFVIRARDIQVTLEAVKAGRGLEDTL, from the coding sequence ATGCCATCCGCCGTCCACCAGTTGAAGATTGACATGGCGGCGACGCAGCAGGCGCCTCGCCGGCGCGAGGCTCAGAAACTCGATGTCGGATGCGGGACGCGCAAGCAGCCGGGCGCGATTGGATTGGACCGCATCGCCTTGCCTGGGGTGGATGTCGTCCATGACCTCGATGTCCGTCCTTACCCATTTCCGGCAGACACCTTCGACGAAATTTACGCGCGGCATGTCATCGAGCATGTCGCGTCGGTGCCCGATTTTCTGTCCGAACTCCACCGGATTGCCGCGCCGGGGGCGCGGCTCCACATCGTGACCCCGCATTACTCGTCGCTTGGTTCCTGGAGTGACCCCACCCATCGGTGGCACTTCAGCACCTACAGCTTCGACTACTTTGCCGCTGACCATCCAGCCGCGCACTACGCCGGCGGTGGCTTTCGGATTCACCGCGTCGAGGTGACATTCCTGCGGCTCTGGCGGCTCCTTGGCGTGGCGTGCCTGGTCAATGCCATCAATCGGCATCCGCGCTGGCGGATATTTCGTAAAGTCTGGGAAGAGTACCTGAGTTTTGTCATTCGCGCCCGCGACATCCAGGTGACGCTCGAAGCCGTCAAAGCTGGACGCGGCCTGGAAGATACGCTGTAG
- a CDS encoding lytic transglycosylase domain-containing protein, producing the protein MKLWQFLGAWWVGLTLLTGMAIAQETSLPPAPPRDLVFPKLDLPGDEPPPEWVRGLTERAENYFVLGARAFDANRSESAREYFNLAVDVLLESQTGARAHPALNAYYRQLIERIRYYDLQMQQTEVGWGEQRFTPSPLDLLRDVVVADADIAEVEVRGELDFTAVAATPEVRRFLAYFTRGGGRATIANGLRRSGRYLDIARRIFAEEGVPQDLVWLAQAESGWSPGALSPAAAYGIWQFIPSTGARFGLTQNAWIDERGGIEQPTRAAARYLKWLNRRFNGDWLLAMAAYNCGEGNVERALARSRYQDFWSLQRQGLLPRETQNYVPIILSMILIAKHPELYGFHNIPREAPLRYDVLPITAAVDLRAVASQAGVTPEVLRSYNPELLTYTVPANYRLRVPPGLRSGVQTALVALQATPQSKGTVQTRLARRKRP; encoded by the coding sequence ATGAAGCTTTGGCAGTTTTTGGGGGCCTGGTGGGTTGGTTTGACGCTCCTGACCGGCATGGCAATCGCGCAGGAAACGTCACTGCCACCGGCGCCACCCCGCGACCTGGTATTTCCAAAACTTGACCTGCCCGGCGATGAGCCACCACCGGAGTGGGTGCGTGGCCTGACGGAACGGGCTGAAAACTACTTCGTCCTGGGCGCGCGGGCCTTTGACGCGAATCGCTCAGAATCAGCGCGGGAATACTTCAATCTGGCCGTGGATGTCCTGCTTGAATCCCAGACCGGCGCGCGGGCGCATCCGGCGCTCAACGCCTATTACCGCCAGTTGATCGAGCGGATTCGTTACTACGATTTGCAAATGCAGCAGACCGAGGTGGGTTGGGGCGAGCAGCGCTTCACGCCTTCACCGCTTGACCTGCTGCGCGATGTGGTGGTCGCGGACGCCGACATTGCCGAGGTTGAAGTGCGCGGCGAGCTGGACTTCACCGCCGTTGCGGCAACGCCCGAAGTGCGGCGGTTTCTGGCCTACTTCACCCGCGGCGGCGGCCGCGCCACCATTGCCAATGGGTTGCGGCGCAGCGGCCGCTACCTTGACATCGCGCGCCGAATCTTTGCTGAGGAAGGCGTCCCGCAGGACCTGGTCTGGCTGGCGCAGGCGGAATCCGGTTGGAGTCCGGGAGCGCTTTCGCCGGCGGCCGCCTACGGCATTTGGCAGTTCATTCCCTCGACGGGCGCGCGTTTCGGCCTGACGCAAAACGCCTGGATTGACGAGCGGGGGGGGATCGAGCAGCCGACCCGCGCGGCCGCCCGCTACCTCAAGTGGCTCAACCGGCGCTTCAATGGTGACTGGCTGCTGGCGATGGCGGCATACAACTGTGGGGAAGGAAATGTTGAGCGAGCGTTGGCGCGCAGCCGCTACCAGGATTTTTGGTCGCTCCAGCGACAGGGCTTGCTCCCGCGCGAGACGCAAAACTACGTGCCCATCATTCTTTCGATGATCCTGATCGCCAAGCATCCCGAACTCTACGGCTTTCACAATATCCCACGTGAGGCCCCGCTCCGCTACGATGTCTTGCCGATCACGGCTGCTGTGGACCTGCGCGCCGTGGCCTCTCAAGCCGGTGTGACGCCGGAAGTCCTGCGCAGCTATAACCCGGAACTACTTACCTACACCGTCCCGGCGAACTACCGCCTGCGCGTGCCGCCAGGGCTGCGGTCAGGCGTGCAGACGGCGCTCGTGGCGCTACAGGCCACGCCACAGTCGAAGGGAACCGTCCAAACCCGCCTGGCCCGCCGGAAGCGTCCCTAG
- a CDS encoding serine hydrolase domain-containing protein translates to MTWLIPDVFPASLPPGAGAWVGLVTADGRLQSRTIGLPDASQVRFQLGSIAKLVTALTVDVLRCQGQLTLADRILPSGPVTLRHLLTHTAGLPDTLQSGSLDVAPSVDACLFPPDRVFSYTNLGFALLGAWLEQQTGEPLADLVWRLVFAPYGMSQARFDRSPWAAAGGLTATGQDVAQLLGGLLRSPAQLAALLATTVNVPSRPGLAAGLGCFRRQRGEVRLVEHEGFIDDSAGVVCLVPEQGWGYAVLTKSWPHRLRHTLDRLEAAWFGQRPATETRLTRLPREDHERYVGEYVNGPRRLRIASRGDTLYLERQGTALPLVRAAPDRLAVAVPLPNKPSDVTVLLDDDGRAFGLYPFGSLRALGRLLG, encoded by the coding sequence ATGACGTGGCTCATCCCCGATGTTTTTCCAGCGTCCCTTCCACCCGGAGCTGGGGCCTGGGTGGGCCTGGTGACAGCGGATGGCCGGCTGCAAAGTCGGACCATTGGGCTGCCGGATGCTTCCCAAGTTCGGTTTCAGCTAGGTTCCATCGCCAAGCTCGTGACTGCGCTGACGGTGGACGTTCTGCGGTGCCAGGGCCAGTTGACGCTCGCCGACCGCATCCTTCCGTCCGGCCCGGTCACGCTCCGCCACTTGCTAACCCACACGGCCGGACTCCCGGATACCCTCCAGTCGGGGAGCTTGGACGTTGCGCCGTCCGTGGACGCTTGCCTTTTCCCGCCAGACCGGGTGTTTTCCTATACCAACCTTGGTTTTGCCCTCCTTGGCGCGTGGCTTGAGCAGCAGACCGGTGAACCGTTGGCCGACCTAGTTTGGCGTCTCGTTTTTGCGCCGTATGGCATGTCTCAGGCCCGCTTTGATCGAAGTCCATGGGCCGCGGCCGGGGGACTGACGGCAACGGGACAGGACGTTGCCCAGTTGCTCGGCGGTCTCCTGCGGTCGCCAGCCCAGCTCGCGGCGCTTCTGGCAACGACGGTCAACGTGCCAAGCCGTCCCGGACTCGCGGCCGGGCTGGGTTGTTTTCGGCGCCAGCGCGGGGAGGTGCGACTGGTTGAGCATGAAGGGTTCATTGACGACAGCGCAGGCGTGGTGTGTCTCGTGCCGGAACAAGGCTGGGGCTATGCCGTCCTGACCAAAAGCTGGCCGCATCGGCTGCGCCACACGCTCGACCGGCTCGAAGCCGCCTGGTTTGGTCAACGCCCGGCCACGGAAACCAGGCTGACGCGCCTGCCGCGCGAGGACCACGAACGCTACGTTGGTGAGTACGTCAACGGCCCGCGGCGGCTGCGGATCGCGAGTCGGGGCGACACGCTCTACCTGGAGCGCCAGGGGACGGCGTTGCCGCTGGTGCGGGCGGCACCGGACCGCCTGGCCGTGGCCGTGCCGCTACCAAACAAGCCTTCCGATGTGACCGTGCTGCTGGATGACGATGGGCGCGCTTTTGGCCTGTATCCGTTTGGTTCGCTGCGCGCCCTGGGGCGGTTACTCGGTTGA
- the sufU gene encoding Fe-S cluster assembly sulfur transfer protein SufU, which translates to MSNTSLYGEQIIYLSKHPKNFRPIENAHYLCEGANPLCGDRVTVYVNVGADDTLEDVAFQGSGCAICMASASMMTTSLKGKKRAEAEQLFDEFHRLVKGELDPQREAHHLGKLTMFENVSHYPVRVKCASLPWHALHNALNHQSAASTE; encoded by the coding sequence ATGAGCAACACCAGTCTCTACGGCGAACAGATCATCTATCTGAGCAAGCATCCGAAGAATTTCCGGCCCATCGAGAATGCGCACTACTTATGCGAAGGAGCAAACCCACTGTGCGGCGACCGGGTGACGGTTTACGTCAATGTTGGCGCGGATGACACGCTCGAAGATGTCGCCTTTCAAGGCAGCGGGTGCGCCATCTGCATGGCGTCGGCCTCGATGATGACGACCAGTCTGAAAGGAAAAAAACGGGCGGAAGCCGAACAACTTTTCGATGAGTTTCACCGGCTGGTCAAAGGCGAACTCGATCCGCAGCGCGAAGCGCATCACCTTGGCAAGCTGACCATGTTTGAAAACGTCAGCCACTATCCGGTGCGCGTCAAATGCGCCAGCCTGCCCTGGCATGCCCTGCACAACGCGCTCAACCACCAGTCGGCGGCGTCAACCGAGTAA
- a CDS encoding cysteine desulfurase yields the protein MTAQAVLATPATLDAVALRSDFPTLRRTINGHPLVYLDSAATSQKPQVVIDRMNQFYAEEYSTVRRSIHLLSAKATQAYEGTRRTVAQFLNAPETRQIIFTKGTTEGINLVAHGYGRKFIGAGDEIIISATEHHANIVPWQMLCEEKGAHLRVIPVDDRGELILEAYEQMLTERTKLVAIGHISNALGTIHPVEDIIRLAHAHGVPVLVDGAQAAPHMPVDVQALDCDFYVFSGHKACGPTGIGVLYGKVELLERMNPFLGGGDMIETVTFEKTTYAPLPHKFEAGTPAIAEVIGLGAALDYLRGIGLEAIATYEHQLLEQATARLSSIPGVRIIGTAQRKAAIVSFTVDGIHPHDIGTLLDQEGIAIRAGHHCAQPVMARYGVPATARASFAFYNLPSEVEALGVAIEKTIAVFAL from the coding sequence ATGACAGCTCAAGCGGTTTTAGCCACGCCTGCGACGCTCGATGCGGTCGCGCTGAGGTCGGACTTTCCAACCCTTCGGCGCACCATCAACGGCCATCCGCTGGTCTATCTCGACAGTGCGGCAACCAGCCAAAAGCCACAGGTCGTGATTGACCGCATGAATCAGTTTTATGCGGAAGAATACTCGACCGTCCGGCGCAGCATTCACCTGTTGTCCGCCAAAGCGACTCAGGCTTATGAAGGAACGCGCCGCACCGTGGCGCAGTTTCTCAATGCGCCGGAAACGCGCCAGATTATCTTCACCAAAGGCACAACCGAGGGCATCAACTTGGTGGCGCACGGCTATGGACGCAAGTTCATCGGCGCGGGCGACGAAATCATCATTTCCGCCACTGAACACCACGCTAACATCGTTCCGTGGCAGATGCTGTGTGAGGAAAAGGGAGCACATCTGCGCGTCATCCCGGTGGACGACCGGGGCGAACTGATTTTGGAAGCCTACGAGCAGATGCTGACCGAACGAACCAAGTTGGTGGCGATCGGTCACATCTCCAACGCGCTCGGTACAATCCATCCGGTAGAAGACATCATCCGGCTGGCCCATGCCCACGGCGTTCCGGTTCTAGTGGACGGCGCACAGGCGGCCCCGCACATGCCCGTGGATGTGCAGGCGCTGGATTGTGATTTCTATGTCTTTTCGGGCCACAAGGCCTGTGGTCCAACCGGCATTGGCGTGCTCTATGGCAAGGTGGAACTCCTCGAACGAATGAACCCATTTCTGGGTGGCGGCGACATGATCGAGACGGTCACATTTGAAAAGACGACCTATGCGCCACTTCCTCACAAGTTCGAGGCCGGCACACCGGCCATTGCCGAAGTGATTGGTCTTGGCGCAGCACTTGACTACCTGCGCGGCATCGGACTCGAAGCCATCGCCACCTATGAGCATCAACTGCTCGAACAAGCCACGGCGCGACTGTCGTCCATTCCCGGCGTGCGCATCATCGGGACAGCGCAGCGGAAGGCAGCCATCGTGTCGTTCACGGTGGACGGCATCCACCCCCACGACATCGGCACCCTGCTGGACCAGGAAGGCATTGCCATTCGCGCCGGGCATCACTGCGCCCAGCCGGTCATGGCGCGCTATGGCGTGCCGGCCACGGCGCGGGCCTCGTTCGCGTTCTACAACCTGCCGTCGGAGGTTGAAGCGCTCGGCGTGGCCATCGAAAAAACCATTGCCGTCTTTGCCCTGTAA
- the sufD gene encoding Fe-S cluster assembly protein SufD, which produces MKAETARSAGQPNHTAPNPFAAAFAALAPQREQSPDRDLQTEAFAAFERLGIPTVKEEAWRYTNLAPLTKQAFHLATAEGLEVVTLRQAIPFFEESAAARLVFVNGCFQPALSDVSALPGGIEVKPVDATASFAPVEDSPFRALNIAFSREGVLVRIPRGKAVAPPIGLFFVTAPTRGYAMTHPRVLIELDEAAIATVVELHTVLCDEEGRFGEHPYLTNAVTDVHLGQGANLTHIKLQTEGSQAYHVAALRATIGRGAAFSSHAHALGGILSRQDIYATFTDEGGECRLYGLQAIAGRQLADTHIVVDHAVPDCVSEVLYKGVFDGQAHGVFDGRVLVRQGAQRTNAVTTNKNLLLSTTARADTKPQLEIFADDVKCGHGATVGQLNQDELFYLLSRGLTPAEARRLLMFGFAREVSEKLPVPSLKVRLDGALAARVEPSQPPHGGLAQ; this is translated from the coding sequence ATGAAAGCAGAAACCGCCCGGTCAGCGGGCCAGCCAAACCACACCGCGCCCAATCCGTTTGCGGCGGCCTTTGCCGCCCTCGCCCCACAGCGCGAGCAGTCACCAGACCGCGACCTCCAGACGGAAGCCTTTGCCGCCTTCGAGCGGCTGGGTATCCCAACCGTCAAGGAGGAAGCCTGGCGCTATACCAACCTGGCCCCGCTGACCAAACAAGCCTTTCACTTGGCGACGGCGGAGGGACTGGAGGTCGTCACCTTACGGCAGGCGATCCCTTTCTTCGAGGAATCAGCCGCGGCGCGGCTGGTGTTCGTCAATGGCTGCTTTCAACCGGCGCTCTCCGATGTCAGCGCGCTGCCAGGCGGCATTGAGGTCAAGCCGGTGGATGCCACGGCTTCCTTTGCACCGGTGGAAGATTCGCCTTTCCGCGCTCTGAACATAGCCTTTTCGCGTGAAGGCGTCCTGGTTCGCATCCCGCGGGGCAAAGCCGTTGCGCCACCGATTGGCCTGTTTTTCGTCACGGCCCCGACCCGCGGCTACGCCATGACGCACCCGCGCGTCCTGATTGAACTCGACGAAGCTGCCATCGCTACGGTGGTCGAACTCCACACCGTGCTGTGTGACGAGGAAGGCCGGTTCGGGGAACACCCCTACCTGACCAACGCCGTGACGGATGTTCACCTTGGGCAGGGCGCGAACCTGACCCATATCAAGCTTCAGACCGAAGGATCGCAGGCTTACCACGTGGCAGCACTGCGGGCGACCATCGGACGCGGCGCGGCCTTCAGCAGCCACGCCCATGCCCTGGGCGGCATTCTTTCCCGGCAGGATATTTACGCCACCTTCACCGATGAAGGCGGGGAGTGCCGACTCTACGGCCTACAGGCCATTGCCGGCCGCCAACTGGCCGATACGCACATTGTCGTTGACCACGCGGTGCCAGACTGTGTAAGCGAGGTTCTCTACAAAGGCGTGTTTGACGGCCAGGCCCACGGCGTCTTTGACGGGCGGGTGCTCGTTCGCCAGGGGGCGCAGCGCACCAACGCGGTGACGACCAACAAGAACCTGTTGCTCTCCACCACGGCGCGCGCTGACACCAAGCCACAGCTTGAAATTTTTGCCGATGATGTCAAGTGCGGACACGGCGCCACGGTCGGGCAACTCAATCAAGATGAACTATTTTACCTACTCAGCCGCGGATTGACCCCGGCTGAGGCCCGGCGGCTCCTGATGTTTGGGTTTGCCCGTGAAGTCAGTGAAAAACTTCCCGTCCCCTCGCTCAAGGTTCGGCTCGATGGCGCCCTTGCGGCACGGGTTGAACCATCCCAGCCGCCCCACGGAGGTCTTGCCCAATGA
- the sufC gene encoding Fe-S cluster assembly ATPase SufC, with the protein MLEIKNLHAVIEDRPILRGVNLTVNAGEIHAIMGPNGSGKSTLSKVLAGHPDYTVTQGEVTYFGKNLLELEPDERAREGVFLAFQYPIEIPGVSNATFLRAAYNQLRKHRGEEELDPLEFDDLLQEKIKIVEMDKSFIDRSVNEGFSGGEKKRNEILQMAILEPKLAVLDETDSGLDIDALRIVANGVNRLHTADNAILLVTHYQRLLDYIQPDFVHVLLNGRIVKSGGKDLALELEQRGYDWIREEVEAKAAGVGA; encoded by the coding sequence ATGCTGGAAATCAAAAACCTCCATGCGGTCATCGAAGACCGCCCCATCCTACGGGGCGTCAACCTCACGGTCAACGCCGGCGAGATTCACGCCATCATGGGACCAAACGGCTCAGGCAAAAGCACCCTGTCCAAAGTTCTGGCCGGTCATCCCGATTACACCGTTACGCAGGGCGAAGTCACCTACTTTGGCAAGAATCTGCTTGAGCTTGAACCCGACGAGCGGGCGCGGGAAGGCGTGTTCCTGGCATTTCAGTACCCGATTGAGATTCCCGGCGTCAGCAACGCGACGTTTTTGCGCGCGGCCTATAACCAACTCCGCAAGCATCGTGGCGAGGAAGAACTTGACCCGCTCGAGTTCGACGACCTGCTCCAGGAAAAAATCAAAATTGTCGAAATGGATAAATCCTTCATTGACCGCTCGGTCAACGAGGGCTTTTCGGGCGGCGAAAAAAAGCGCAACGAAATTCTCCAAATGGCAATTCTCGAACCAAAACTGGCCGTGCTCGACGAAACCGACTCCGGGCTGGACATTGACGCCCTGCGCATCGTGGCGAACGGCGTCAACCGGCTCCACACCGCTGACAATGCCATTCTGCTCGTGACGCACTATCAGCGGCTGCTTGACTACATCCAGCCGGACTTCGTCCACGTGCTGCTCAACGGGCGCATCGTCAAGTCGGGCGGCAAGGACTTGGCCCTCGAACTCGAACAGCGCGGCTATGACTGGATTCGGGAAGAAGTCGAAGCCAAGGCCGCCGGCGTGGGAGCGTGA
- the sufB gene encoding Fe-S cluster assembly protein SufB, which translates to MSAIATALATQEYKYGFTTDIESDVAPRGLNEDTIRLISSKKEEPDFMLEFRLKAYRQWLKMTEPTWQNVKYPPIDYQDIIYYSAPKPKKKLNSLDEVDPELLETFEKLGIPLHEQKLLANVAVDAIFDSVSVATTYKEKLREHGVIFCSFSEAVKEHPELVRKYLGTVVPITDNYFAALNSAVFSDGSFVFVPKGVRCPMELSSYFRINNAESGQFERTLIICEEGASVSYLEGCTAPKFDKNQLHAAVVELIALDDADIKYSTVQNWYAGDEEGRGGIYNFVTKRGKCLGRNSKISWTQVETGSAITWKYPSCVLIGDNSVGEFYSVALTNHRQQADTGTKMIHIGKNTRSRIVSKGISAGKSNNSYRGLVKIMASAEHARNYTQCDSMLIGHDCGANTFPYIEVQNNTANIEHEATTSKISEEQVFYFMQRGIPQEDAISMIISGFCKEVIRELPMEFAVEAQRLLGMKLENSVG; encoded by the coding sequence ATGAGCGCCATTGCCACCGCCCTTGCCACGCAGGAATACAAATATGGATTTACAACCGACATCGAGTCGGATGTCGCCCCGCGTGGCTTGAATGAAGACACCATTCGCCTGATTTCTTCAAAGAAGGAAGAACCCGACTTCATGCTGGAGTTCCGCCTCAAGGCTTACCGGCAGTGGTTGAAGATGACGGAACCGACCTGGCAAAACGTCAAGTACCCACCGATTGACTATCAAGACATCATTTACTACTCCGCGCCCAAGCCAAAGAAAAAGCTCAACAGCCTCGACGAAGTGGACCCGGAGCTTCTCGAAACCTTTGAGAAGCTTGGTATTCCACTGCATGAGCAAAAGCTCCTGGCCAATGTCGCGGTGGATGCCATCTTCGACAGCGTTTCGGTGGCGACGACCTACAAGGAAAAACTGCGCGAGCATGGCGTCATTTTCTGTTCGTTCTCCGAGGCCGTGAAGGAGCACCCGGAACTCGTGCGCAAGTACCTCGGCACGGTGGTTCCGATTACCGACAACTACTTCGCGGCGCTCAACTCGGCGGTCTTCAGCGATGGCTCGTTTGTTTTCGTGCCGAAGGGTGTCCGGTGCCCCATGGAACTGTCGAGCTACTTCCGCATCAACAACGCCGAATCAGGACAGTTTGAGCGCACGCTCATCATTTGCGAGGAAGGCGCATCGGTGTCCTACCTGGAAGGCTGCACCGCGCCGAAGTTCGACAAAAACCAGCTCCATGCGGCCGTCGTCGAACTCATCGCGCTCGATGACGCCGACATCAAGTATTCGACCGTCCAGAACTGGTACGCCGGCGATGAGGAAGGCCGCGGCGGCATCTACAACTTCGTCACCAAGCGCGGCAAATGCCTGGGACGCAACTCGAAGATTTCCTGGACACAGGTCGAAACCGGCTCGGCCATCACCTGGAAGTACCCAAGCTGCGTACTCATCGGCGACAACTCGGTTGGCGAGTTCTACTCCGTGGCGCTGACCAACCACCGGCAGCAGGCGGATACCGGCACGAAGATGATCCACATCGGCAAAAATACCCGGTCGCGCATCGTGTCGAAGGGTATCTCAGCCGGCAAGTCCAACAACAGCTACCGCGGACTGGTCAAGATCATGGCGAGCGCGGAGCATGCCCGCAACTACACGCAGTGCGACTCCATGCTCATCGGGCACGACTGCGGCGCCAATACCTTCCCCTACATCGAAGTCCAAAACAACACGGCCAACATCGAGCACGAAGCCACGACTTCAAAAATCAGCGAGGAACAGGTGTTTTACTTCATGCAGCGCGGCATTCCGCAGGAAGACGCCATTTCGATGATCATCAGCGGCTTTTGCAAGGAAGTCATCCGCGAGCTGCCGATGGAGTTCGCCGTCGAAGCCCAGCGCCTCCTCGGCATGAAGCTGGAGAACTCAGTCGGATAA
- a CDS encoding RrF2 family transcriptional regulator, with translation MRITAQEEYGLRCLIQLARQADGQGLTLKQIGEREGISTANAGKILWLLSNAGIVKSARGIKGGYMLARPATQITVSEVIGVFENADLEEHCKNFSGIQEVCVHNADCGIRPVLQILNETVKQVLSRITLAQLIHHECEVGERLLQLQRTARPTTAAMSA, from the coding sequence ATGCGAATCACGGCGCAAGAAGAATATGGTCTCCGCTGCCTCATCCAGCTTGCGCGCCAAGCCGATGGACAAGGCTTGACGCTCAAGCAAATTGGCGAGCGTGAAGGCATCTCGACGGCCAACGCCGGGAAAATCCTCTGGCTGTTGAGCAATGCCGGTATCGTCAAGTCGGCGCGCGGTATCAAAGGTGGGTACATGCTCGCCCGCCCAGCCACCCAAATTACGGTCAGTGAAGTCATCGGCGTTTTTGAAAACGCTGACCTGGAAGAGCACTGTAAAAACTTCTCCGGTATTCAGGAAGTCTGCGTCCACAACGCCGATTGTGGCATCCGTCCCGTGCTACAGATTCTCAATGAGACCGTCAAACAAGTCCTCAGCCGGATTACCCTGGCCCAACTCATCCACCATGAGTGCGAAGTCGGCGAACGCTTGCTCCAACTTCAGCGCACCGCCCGACCGACAACGGCCGCGATGTCAGCGTGA
- a CDS encoding helix-turn-helix domain-containing protein, producing the protein MKPKSKAVEPEALELKRRVGENLELLRRQRGLSLERLAARAGVSRAMLGQIEAGDSAPTIAVLWKVARGLGVRFADLLGDEPGQSVVVLPQAAAKVLRSQDGRFESRALFPFDRERRAEFYELRLKVGCIEAAEPHAEGTYENLVVQNGCLLLTVGDGSPIELLAGDAVYFRADVPHTYANPGNTETLIYLVMTYASPRL; encoded by the coding sequence GTGAAGCCGAAGTCTAAAGCCGTTGAACCTGAAGCACTTGAGCTGAAGCGGCGGGTGGGTGAGAACCTGGAGTTGCTACGCCGCCAGCGTGGGTTGAGTCTTGAGCGCCTGGCGGCGCGGGCGGGGGTGAGTCGGGCCATGCTCGGACAGATTGAAGCTGGCGACAGCGCCCCCACGATAGCCGTGCTCTGGAAGGTCGCCCGTGGATTGGGCGTTCGGTTTGCCGACTTGCTTGGCGATGAGCCGGGGCAGTCCGTTGTGGTGTTGCCCCAGGCGGCGGCCAAGGTGTTGCGTTCCCAGGACGGGCGGTTTGAGAGCCGCGCCTTGTTTCCGTTTGATCGGGAGCGGCGGGCGGAGTTTTACGAGCTGCGGTTGAAGGTGGGCTGCATCGAGGCGGCGGAGCCGCATGCCGAAGGCACGTACGAAAACTTGGTGGTGCAGAACGGATGTCTGTTGCTGACGGTTGGTGACGGGTCGCCCATTGAGTTACTGGCTGGCGATGCGGTCTATTTTCGGGCTGACGTACCGCACACCTATGCCAACCCAGGCAATACCGAGACGCTAATCTACTTGGTCATGACCTATGCCAGTCCACGCTTGTAG
- the cas2 gene encoding CRISPR-associated endonuclease Cas2, whose protein sequence is MRNRYVVCYDIANQKRWRQVYRIMRGFGDAVQYSVFCCDLSPSERMLMIMALTEVMNQREDRVMVVDIGPADGRGKACIEALGKPLAPNSSERITVVV, encoded by the coding sequence ATGCGTAACCGCTATGTTGTTTGCTATGACATTGCCAATCAAAAGCGATGGCGTCAGGTGTACCGTATTATGCGCGGCTTTGGCGATGCGGTTCAGTATTCGGTTTTTTGCTGTGATCTGTCACCGAGTGAGCGAATGCTGATGATCATGGCTCTGACGGAAGTGATGAATCAGCGTGAAGACCGCGTGATGGTGGTCGATATTGGCCCGGCGGACGGGCGCGGCAAGGCTTGTATTGAGGCGCTGGGCAAGCCACTTGCACCGAACTCGAGCGAGCGGATCACCGTTGTTGTGTAG